The following are encoded in a window of Anopheles stephensi strain Indian chromosome X, UCI_ANSTEP_V1.0, whole genome shotgun sequence genomic DNA:
- the LOC118506771 gene encoding uncharacterized protein LOC118506771: MQFSLWIPGLVLIPVFSLQLFLFCLVGTIIEQKGEKFSDGVYNLTFNELSREHKQIFRLLLLCSQQPKTLTCARMTRISLNLFVNMSQKFYSIFMMLRNM, encoded by the exons ATGCAGTTT TCTCTCTGGATCCCTGGACTGGTGCTTATTCCAGTCTTCTCGCTGCAGCTGTTTCTCTTCTGCCTGGTCGGCACCATCATCGagcaaaagggggaaaagttttcggACGGCGTGTACAACCTAACCTTCAACGAACTGTCGAGGGAGCATAAGCAAATCTttcgtctgctgctgctgtgctctCAGCAACCTAAAACACTCACCTGCGCCCGTATGACACGCATCAGCCTAAACCTGTTCGTTAAT ATGTCACAAAAATTTTACTCAATTTTCATGATGTTACGTAACATGTAA
- the LOC118506761 gene encoding uncharacterized protein LOC118506761, with amino-acid sequence MALLENVQLFEFVAHSTENLDVDVGPGPTPTKTGRCSKQKTPPVEKCGRKVFIDKHSSRSPGSSEARDTGRCVRTLLSAWQTSKQKAKGLYGSAPSPGKVRWDGAAVRRGACVNIRNHVFFSAMVVSDLLRKCFDGYGGDGWLVRISAGA; translated from the exons ATGGCACTACTGGAG AACGTGCAGCTATTCGAGTTTGTTGCTCATTCAACCGAAAACTTAGACGTAGATGTTGGTCCGGGTCCCACTCCAACAAAAACGGGACGGTGCTCCAAACAGAAAACTCCGCCAGTGGAAAAGTGTGGCCGGAAAGTGTTCATCGATAAACATTCTTCGCGTTCGCCAGGCTCGTCAGAAGCGCGGGA TACGGGGCGATGCGTGCGAACGCTTTTGAGCGCTTGGCAAACAAGTAAACAGAAGGCTAAAGGGCTCTACGGCAGTGCCCCTTCACCCGGCAAGGTGCGGTGGGATGGTGCGGCAGTGAGACGCGGGGCATGTGTCAACATCCGGAATCACGTTTTCTTCTCCGCAATGGTGGTGAGCGATCTGCTGCGTAAATGCTTTGATGGATACGGTGGTGATGGTTGGCTGGTACGCATATCGGCAG GTGCATGA
- the LOC118516006 gene encoding uncharacterized protein LOC118516006 → MVEHPIYPFDRLIKRQRLLLKLIGVDSFDRRYRFNKLTVMVIFLAGFFLVVSLYDLYLFRHDMFNFVYVLITIFFATIGIGRITVFLWYSSTLSGLLSQTYHTYRLVKEDDERKWNILAWYTLMFQRAVNAYTILFIGTSIATGILPLGIYLLSGERVLPYGVVLPFVDPSSQKGYELNYLYQVSCIIWTPPGLVASECMMFALVLNICIQYDILAVQLLDLDQVIRSHDPDREALISQQLRAILHGQQRLIR, encoded by the coding sequence ATGGTTGAGCATCCGATCTATCCGTTCGATCGGTTGATTAAACGGCAGCGACTACTGCTGAAACTAATCGGTGTTGATAGCTTCGATCGCCGGTATCGGTTCAACAAGCTAACCGTGATGGTGATATTTCTCGCCGGGTTCTTTCTCGTGGTATCGCTGTACGATCTGTACCTGTTCCGGCACGATATGTTCAACTTTGTGTACGTGCTGATAACGATCTTTTTCGCCACGATCGGGATCGGCCGTATCACGGTGTTTCTGTGGTACAGCAGTACGCTGTCGGGGCTGCTTTCCCAGACCTACCACACGTACCGGCTGGTAAAGGAGGATGACGAGCGCAAATGGAACATTCTCGCCTGGTACACGCTAATGTTCCAGCGTGCGGTGAATGCGTACACGATCCTGTTTATCGGGACGTCCATTGCTACCGGTATACTGCCGCTCGGTATCTATCTGCTGTCCGGCGAGCGCGTCCTGCCGTACGGTGTGGTGCTCCCGTTCGTCGATCCATCCTCCCAGAAGGGGTACGAGCTGAACTATCTGTATCAGGTGAGCTGCATCATCTGGACACCGCCCGGGCTGGTTGCGTCGGAGTGTATGATGTTTGCCCTGGTGCTGAACATCTGCATACAGTACGACATACTGGCGGTGCAGCTACTCGATCTCGATCAGGTGATACGGTCGCACGATCCTGACCGGGAGGCACtgatctcgcaacagctgcgCGCCATCTTGCATGGTCAGCAGCGTTTGATTAGGTGA
- the LOC118514681 gene encoding odorant receptor 22c-like has product MAAVKESPIDKFNRILSWQLHILRMLGLDAFSCRLVLNPLALTIFLMAGLFMVVSFYDVLVLFRGDLFGTSFVLTTIFYGFIGWARILGALAYRSKLPLLMQMTRDTYHRAVRDKRQSAILARYTGIFWRGVMLYSLMFLVGVVIASVGPALLFLYSGKKILPFGVYLPFVDPNSGTGYELNYLYQMSCILWTPPGLTATQNIYFAFILNICIQYDVLQLQLADLNQLIQWSGVENQDNAVRKKLREIIVYQRRLEVFVNTIEQVYKMQALVEVLSLTFQLVLTLYVMRTSMWPPGLILIPLCTVQLFILCVPGTLIEIKASHLTETIYGIDWHDMHQKNKRIFQLLLHRSQHPRFLTCARMAIIDLNLFLSVRRLAGVEMRLGWVYYTDPFRSQVMKKVYSIFMMLENM; this is encoded by the exons ATGGCAGCGGTCAAGGAAAGTCCAATCGACAAGTTCAATCGTATCCTGTCCTGGCAGTTGCACATTCTTCGCATGCTGGGCCTGGATGCGTTCTCCTGCAGGCTTGTGCTTAACCCACTAGCCCTAACCATATTCCTGATGGCGGGCCTGTTTATGGTCGTGTCGTTCTACGATGTGCTGGTACTGTTCCGCGGCGACCTGTTCGGTACGTCGTTTGTGTTGACCACCATATTCTACGGCTTTATCGGGTGGGCACGCATACTGGGCGCGCTAGCGTATCGCAGCAAGCTACCGCTCCTGATGCAGATGACCCGTGACACCTACCACCGTGCGGTGCGCGACAAACGGCAATCAGCCATCCTGGCCCGGTACACCGGCATCTTCTGGCGCGGTGTAATGCTCTACTCGCTAATGTTTCTGGTCGGCGTAGTCATCGCGTCGGTCGGTCCGGCCCTACTGTTTCTGTACAGTGGCAAGAAGATACTGCCGTTCGGTGTGTACCTGCCGTTCGTCGATCCGAACAGTGGGACCGGATACGAGCTGAACTATCTGTACCAGATGAGCTGCATCCTGTGGACACCGCCCGGGTTGACCGCGACGCAGAACATTTACTTTGCCTTCATACTCAACATTTGCATCCAGTACGATGTGCTGCAGCTACAGCTGGCCGATCTGAACCAGCTGATACAGTGGTCTGGGGTGGAGAATCAAGATAACGCCGTCCGGAAGAAGCTGCGTGAAATCATCGTCTACCAGCGACGGTTGGAGGTGTTTGTGAACACCATTGAGCAGGTGTACAAGATGCAGGCACTGGTGGAGGTACTGTCGCTAACGTTCCAGCTCGTCCTGACGCTATACGTGATGCGTACC AGTATGTGGCCCCCGGGGCTGATCCTGATACCGCTCTGCACTGTACAGCTGTTTATCCTGTGCGTACCGGGCACGCTGATCGAGATAAAAGCTTCCCACCTTACGGAAACGATCTACGGCATTGACTGGCACGATATGCATCAAAAGAACAAGCGCATCTTTCAACTTCTGCTGCATCGGAGTCAACACCCACGCTTTCTTACCTGTGCCCGGATGGCCATCATCGACCTGAATCTGTTTTTGAGCGTAAGACGCTTGGCGGGTGTTGAGATGAGATTGGGCTGGGTTTACTATACCGATCCATTTCGTTCGCAGGTTATGAAGAAGGTGTACTCCATATTTATGATGCTGGAAAACATGTGA